A window of the Acidimicrobiales bacterium genome harbors these coding sequences:
- a CDS encoding DMT family transporter, whose amino-acid sequence MTSISLPTRAATTSDDAFGPGDWLLFLGIATIWGSSFFFIAVALESLQPGLITFLRVGLGALVLALLPGNERRPVEAADRSRFVALSVLWVALPFTLFPLAEQHINSAVTGLLNGGTPIFAAIAGTLWFGRSPRGLQLLGIAVGFVGVSLISAPSLGEGSSEALGVALVVLATMCYGVAINLAAPLQQAYGSVATMGRVLALASIWTLPFGLWDLRGSTFEWKPVLAIAVLGMVGTGSAFAIMATLVGRVGPQRASFSTYLMPAVSLAIGVTFQGDHVSPVALVGVVLVIGGALLASRKVSARSSDPGSV is encoded by the coding sequence GTGACCTCGATCTCCCTCCCGACCAGAGCTGCGACGACCAGCGACGATGCCTTCGGTCCTGGCGACTGGTTGCTGTTCCTCGGCATCGCCACGATCTGGGGATCGTCGTTCTTCTTCATCGCCGTGGCCCTCGAGTCGCTGCAGCCGGGATTGATCACCTTCCTGCGAGTCGGCCTCGGGGCACTCGTGCTGGCGCTGCTGCCGGGGAACGAGCGGCGACCAGTCGAGGCAGCCGACCGCAGCCGGTTCGTCGCCCTGTCGGTGCTGTGGGTGGCGCTGCCCTTCACGTTGTTCCCACTGGCCGAGCAGCACATCAATTCGGCAGTCACCGGCTTGCTCAACGGTGGCACGCCGATCTTCGCTGCCATCGCAGGAACGCTGTGGTTCGGTCGGTCGCCACGCGGCCTCCAGCTCCTCGGCATCGCCGTCGGCTTCGTCGGCGTGTCGTTGATCAGCGCCCCGTCCCTCGGCGAGGGATCGAGCGAAGCACTCGGTGTGGCCCTCGTGGTGCTGGCCACGATGTGCTACGGCGTCGCCATCAACCTCGCCGCCCCGCTCCAGCAGGCCTACGGATCGGTGGCGACGATGGGTCGGGTTTTGGCGCTTGCCTCGATCTGGACGCTGCCCTTCGGTCTTTGGGATCTGCGAGGATCCACGTTCGAGTGGAAGCCGGTGCTCGCCATTGCCGTCCTCGGCATGGTCGGTACGGGGAGCGCGTTCGCCATCATGGCCACACTCGTCGGTCGGGTCGGGCCACAACGGGCGTCGTTCTCGACGTATCTGATGCCCGCAGTCTCGCTCGCCATTGGCGTGACCTTCCAGGGCGATCACGTGTCGCCAGTTGCGCTCGTCGGCGTCGTCCTGGTGATCGGCGGCGCCCTGCTCGCCTCCCGAAAGGTCTCCGCCCGCAGCAGCGATCCAGGTTCGGTGTAA
- a CDS encoding 3-deoxy-7-phosphoheptulonate synthase class II, which yields MTWNPGSWRSFDAKHQPAWPEASALEQIEKELATYPPLVFAGEARDLKAKLASVAAGKAFLLQAGDCAESFDGFNANAIRDRLRVILQMAVALTYSSGVPAVKVGRIAGQFAKPRSSATETIDGEELPSFLGHMVNDLPFSAGDRTPDPQRLLRAYNQSAATLNLLRAFTKGGFADLHRVQAWNQEFVAASAEGQRYAALAAEIDRALRFMEAAGISSSHPEIHEADFYTSHEALLLPYEEALTRKDTLTDEWYDCSAHMVWIGERTRNLDGAHVEFFRGIKNPIGCKVGPTATADELIALCEALDPDRDPGRLTLITRMGVDNVRTNLPPLLEAVRDAGHPVVWACDPMHGNTFTATTGYKTRHFDAILGEVEGFFAAHRQVGTWPGGIHVELTGEDVTECLGGAAQLDDDDLNERYETMCDPRLNASQSLDLAFRVSEFIAE from the coding sequence GTGACTTGGAACCCCGGATCGTGGCGCTCATTCGATGCAAAACACCAGCCCGCTTGGCCAGAGGCCTCGGCGCTGGAGCAGATCGAGAAGGAACTCGCCACCTATCCGCCGCTCGTCTTCGCCGGTGAGGCCCGCGACCTCAAAGCCAAGCTGGCCAGTGTCGCCGCCGGCAAGGCGTTCCTCCTCCAGGCCGGCGACTGCGCCGAGTCGTTCGACGGCTTCAACGCCAACGCCATTCGCGACCGGCTGCGTGTCATCCTGCAGATGGCCGTGGCCCTCACCTACTCCTCGGGCGTGCCGGCCGTGAAAGTCGGCCGAATCGCCGGCCAATTCGCCAAGCCTCGCTCGAGCGCCACCGAGACCATCGACGGCGAGGAGCTTCCGTCGTTCCTCGGCCACATGGTCAACGACCTGCCGTTCTCGGCCGGCGACCGCACGCCCGACCCTCAACGTCTGCTGCGGGCCTACAACCAGTCGGCCGCAACCCTCAACCTGTTGCGCGCCTTCACCAAGGGTGGGTTCGCCGATCTGCACCGGGTGCAGGCGTGGAACCAGGAGTTCGTGGCCGCCTCGGCCGAGGGCCAGCGCTACGCCGCCCTCGCCGCCGAGATCGATCGTGCACTGCGGTTCATGGAGGCGGCCGGCATCTCGTCGAGCCATCCCGAGATCCACGAGGCCGACTTCTACACCAGCCATGAGGCTCTGCTCCTCCCCTACGAAGAGGCGCTCACCCGCAAGGACACCCTCACCGACGAGTGGTACGACTGCTCGGCCCACATGGTGTGGATCGGCGAGCGCACCCGCAATCTCGACGGCGCCCACGTCGAGTTCTTCCGGGGCATCAAGAACCCGATCGGCTGCAAGGTCGGCCCCACCGCCACCGCCGACGAGCTCATCGCGCTCTGCGAGGCGCTCGACCCCGACCGCGACCCGGGCCGCCTCACGCTCATCACCCGGATGGGCGTCGACAACGTGCGCACCAACCTGCCGCCGCTGCTCGAGGCCGTGCGCGACGCCGGACATCCCGTGGTGTGGGCCTGCGATCCGATGCACGGCAACACCTTCACGGCCACCACGGGCTACAAGACTCGCCACTTCGACGCCATTCTCGGCGAAGTCGAGGGCTTCTTCGCTGCGCATCGCCAGGTCGGCACCTGGCCGGGCGGGATCCACGTCGAACTCACCGGTGAGGACGTCACCGAGTGCCTCGGTGGTGCCGCCCAACTCGACGACGACGACCTCAACGAGCGCTACGAGACCATGTGCGACCCCCGTCTCAACGCAAGTCAGAGCCTCGACCTCGCCTTCCGGGTCAGCGAGTTCATCGCCGAGTAG
- a CDS encoding sigma-70 family RNA polymerase sigma factor, translated as MSDSVGQYLNEIGLVPLLTADEERELSQIIEKGREAQERIDAGEDNAANKRAVRAAARAKDRFIRANLRLVVSVARRYPLPPSMELLDLIQEGNLGLEHAVDKFDWRKGFKFSTYATFWIRQAIGRALDQKASLVRLPGDRSASLRAALRQVSGDGDELDDEHARLHRLTTPTSLDRTIGDDDSNELVDLLPDSNDGPEIEVMARAEEQMVTDLLDVLDDRARYAVEQRFGLNDGRKRSYREVGEELGVTAEAARRLVKRAVSAVRDQAGDVMADFDAA; from the coding sequence ATGAGTGATTCAGTAGGTCAGTACCTCAACGAGATCGGGCTCGTCCCCCTTCTCACCGCCGACGAAGAGCGAGAGCTCAGCCAGATCATCGAAAAGGGCCGTGAGGCCCAGGAACGCATCGACGCCGGCGAAGACAACGCCGCCAACAAGCGGGCCGTCCGAGCCGCCGCTCGGGCCAAGGACCGGTTCATCCGGGCCAACCTCCGCCTCGTGGTGAGCGTTGCTCGCCGCTACCCGCTGCCTCCTTCCATGGAACTTCTCGATCTCATCCAGGAAGGCAACCTCGGGCTCGAGCACGCGGTCGACAAGTTCGACTGGCGCAAGGGCTTCAAGTTCTCCACCTACGCCACGTTCTGGATCCGCCAGGCAATCGGCCGGGCCCTCGACCAGAAGGCCAGCCTCGTCCGCCTGCCGGGCGATCGCTCTGCCAGCCTGCGCGCCGCGCTGCGTCAGGTGTCGGGCGATGGCGACGAGCTCGACGACGAGCACGCACGTCTGCACCGCCTCACCACCCCCACCTCGCTCGATCGCACGATCGGCGACGACGACTCCAACGAGCTCGTCGATCTCCTCCCCGACTCCAACGATGGACCGGAGATCGAGGTCATGGCTCGAGCCGAGGAGCAGATGGTCACCGACCTGCTCGACGTCCTCGATGACCGTGCCCGCTACGCAGTCGAGCAGCGGTTCGGCCTCAACGACGGCCGCAAGCGCTCCTACCGCGAGGTCGGCGAAGAGCTGGGCGTGACCGCCGAAGCCGCTCGCCGCCTGGTGAAGCGGGCCGTCAGCGCCGTTCGCGACCAGGCGGGCGACGTCATGGCGGACTTCGACGCCGCTTGA
- the nadD gene encoding nicotinate-nucleotide adenylyltransferase, with protein sequence MSLEEPDRPPQTASSAAPAQSQQPRRIGLFGGTFDPPHIGHLIVAEAVRDTLHLDEIRWIVANDPWQKTSDRRISDADVRLAMVRAALDGAPGMEASDVEIRLGGASYSIVTLEHLRSAEPDTEWLLIVGADAASGLDTWHRADELADMVEVVVVNRPGECDDNDAGGTAPPGWRWQPVEVPAIGVSSTDLRRRVATGRSIRFLTPAAVADIIDTEQLYRQPR encoded by the coding sequence ATGTCGCTCGAGGAACCGGATCGCCCCCCGCAGACCGCCTCGAGCGCCGCACCAGCGCAATCCCAGCAACCACGCCGGATCGGCCTCTTCGGCGGCACGTTCGACCCGCCCCACATCGGCCATTTGATCGTCGCGGAAGCGGTCCGCGACACCCTTCACCTCGACGAGATCAGGTGGATCGTTGCCAACGATCCCTGGCAAAAAACATCCGATCGACGCATCAGCGATGCCGATGTCCGGCTGGCCATGGTGCGAGCAGCGCTCGATGGCGCTCCCGGTATGGAAGCCAGTGATGTCGAGATCCGTCTCGGCGGGGCCAGCTATTCGATCGTCACACTCGAACACCTGCGGTCGGCCGAACCCGACACCGAGTGGCTTCTCATCGTCGGCGCCGATGCCGCGTCCGGGCTCGACACCTGGCACCGGGCCGATGAGCTGGCCGACATGGTCGAGGTCGTGGTGGTGAACCGGCCGGGGGAGTGCGATGACAACGATGCCGGCGGCACGGCACCGCCGGGATGGCGATGGCAGCCGGTCGAGGTGCCGGCGATCGGTGTCTCGTCGACGGACCTGCGGCGTCGGGTCGCCACCGGACGCTCGATCCGCTTCCTCACGCCGGCCGCGGTTGCCGACATCATCGACACTGAACAGCTCTATCGTCAGCCTCGATGA
- the rsfS gene encoding ribosome silencing factor has product MSAAQQDEEVRSWVTAAMDGADDKLARRTEAFFVGEVMGITDWFVVTSGSNPRQVRAIVENVEEAVFLADGPKPRSIEGLDEMSWVLMDFGEFVVHVFSEEAREYYDLERLWADVPRLERTA; this is encoded by the coding sequence GTGAGCGCAGCGCAACAAGACGAAGAAGTCCGGTCCTGGGTGACCGCCGCCATGGACGGTGCCGACGACAAGTTGGCACGCCGCACCGAGGCGTTCTTCGTCGGCGAGGTCATGGGGATCACCGACTGGTTCGTGGTCACGTCGGGGTCGAACCCCCGCCAGGTGCGCGCCATCGTCGAGAACGTCGAAGAAGCCGTGTTCCTCGCCGACGGGCCGAAGCCGCGCAGTATCGAGGGGCTCGACGAGATGAGCTGGGTCCTCATGGACTTCGGCGAGTTCGTCGTCCACGTCTTCAGCGAAGAGGCTCGTGAGTACTACGACCTCGAGCGCCTGTGGGCCGACGTGCCCCGGCTCGAGCGCACCGCCTGA
- a CDS encoding class I SAM-dependent methyltransferase: MHAGGPDEPEWLDVNRQLWDAMADAHVDSAFYDLAGLVAGRDDLRPWESREVGPVDGKRLLHLQCHLGTDTIGWARLGARCTGLDFSPRAIGIARMLGRWAGFEMSWVEANVYDAVAALDEQRFDVVYTGVGALNWLPNLDRWAHVVADLVEPGGFLYLYEIHPMAMAMDDTGTRLIDDLIGGPFQRLDDGQGTYAAPDAELEVTESFERVHSIDEILSAVLGAGLVIEHYREFDATPSPAPYLERGTDRLYRFPDGATRFPLTFSLRARHP, encoded by the coding sequence ATGCACGCCGGCGGGCCCGACGAACCCGAGTGGCTCGACGTCAACCGCCAGCTCTGGGATGCGATGGCCGACGCCCATGTGGATTCGGCGTTCTACGACCTCGCCGGCTTGGTCGCCGGGCGTGATGACCTGCGACCGTGGGAGTCGCGAGAGGTCGGACCGGTCGACGGCAAACGATTGCTCCACCTGCAGTGCCACCTGGGCACCGACACGATCGGTTGGGCCCGCCTCGGCGCCCGCTGCACCGGGCTCGACTTCTCGCCTCGTGCCATCGGGATCGCCCGCATGCTCGGGCGGTGGGCCGGGTTCGAGATGTCCTGGGTCGAGGCCAACGTCTATGACGCCGTCGCGGCGCTCGACGAGCAGCGATTCGACGTGGTCTACACCGGCGTGGGCGCACTGAACTGGCTGCCGAACCTCGATCGCTGGGCCCACGTCGTCGCCGACCTGGTCGAGCCGGGCGGGTTCCTCTATCTCTACGAGATCCATCCGATGGCGATGGCGATGGACGACACCGGGACGCGGCTGATCGACGATCTGATCGGTGGGCCATTCCAGCGACTCGACGACGGCCAGGGCACCTACGCGGCCCCCGACGCCGAACTCGAGGTCACCGAGAGTTTCGAGCGGGTGCACTCGATCGACGAGATCCTCTCGGCCGTCCTCGGTGCCGGTCTCGTGATCGAGCACTATCGCGAGTTCGACGCCACCCCGTCACCGGCGCCCTACCTCGAACGCGGCACCGACCGCCTCTACCGGTTCCCCGACGGCGCAACCCGCTTCCCCCTCACCTTCTCCCTCCGAGCCCGCCACCCCTGA